A window of the Elgaria multicarinata webbii isolate HBS135686 ecotype San Diego chromosome 22, rElgMul1.1.pri, whole genome shotgun sequence genome harbors these coding sequences:
- the PIMREG gene encoding protein PIMREG isoform X1: MASVLQSVGSAVGWRTHQILSDFEESPVPDRFRKKASRNTSAVRTSLRKRMPLTDVEMNFDENPTWESLEAKEKGQTLRGFRRSAKNALGTVSQRIHRSCRGPVHSLATSLAKATTGGSAKTQLPLPRTPRRKSGRLATASTPTSGTRIVSPSGKSPSVQTGSRRLKKDLLPLRRSMRTAALRSPYGSPVSAGQRRQFDCDLELVSTGIRQLKRLSCAFNDIIVQEERDQAIINYYQVMARNVRAAQLHSRILSRPSLRRRAARLRWALGSWAEDRFKQY, translated from the exons ATGGCATCTGTGTTGCAGAGCGTAGGGTCCGCCGTTGGCTGGCGGACCCACCAGATCCTGTCGGATTTCGAGGAGAGTCCGGTGCCCGACAGATTCAGGAAGAAAGCGTCTCGCAACACGAGCGCCGTGCGGACGTCCCTAAGGAAGCGGATGCCTTTAACGGACGTCGAGATGAACTTCGATGAGAATCCGACCTGGGAGAGTCTGGAAGCCAAGGAGAAGGGCCAGACCCTCCGGGGGTTTAGGAGATCAGCCAAGAACGCCCTCGGCACAGTGTCGCAG AGAATCCACCGGAGCTGCCGAGGCCCCGTTCACTCCCTGGCCACCTCCTTGGCCAAAGCCACCACCGGGGGTTCTGCCAAAACCCAACTCCCGTTGCCACGGACCCCTCGGCGGAAGAGTGGCCGGCTGGCCACCGCCTCCACCCCGACCTCCGGCACCAGGATCGTGTCCCCCTCTGGCAAGAGTCCTTCCGTCCAAACGGGTTCCCGCCGTCTTAAGAAAGACCTCCTCCCTCTCCGGAGATCCATGAGGACTGCAGCCTTGAGAAGCCCCTATGGTTCGCCTGTGTCTGCTGGACAAAGAAGGCAA TTCGATTGCGATTTGGAGCTGGTCTCCACGGGCATCCGCCAGTTGAAGCGTCTCTCTTGCGCCTTCAATGACATCATTGTCCAAGAGGAGAG AGATCAAGCAATCATCAACTACTACCAGGTGATGGCGCGGAACGTGCGAGCTGCGCAGTTGCACTCCCGGATCCTCTCCCGGCCTTCGCTCCGGAGGCGTGCGGCGCGGCTGCGCTGGGCACTCGGCAGCTGGGCTGAGGATCGCTTTAAACAGTATTAA
- the PIMREG gene encoding protein PIMREG isoform X2, translating into MASVLQSVGSAVGWRTHQILSDFEESPVPDRFRKKASRNTSAVRTSLRKRMPLTDVEMNFDENPTWESLEAKEKGQTLRGFRRSAKNALGTVSQRIHRSCRGPVHSLATSLAKATTGGSAKTQLPLPRTPRRKSGRLATASTPTSGTRIVSPSGKSPSVQTGSRRLKKDLLPLRRSMRTAALRSPYGSPVSAGQRRQFDCDLELVSTGIRQLKRLSCAFNDIIVQEESDMTVSLICN; encoded by the exons ATGGCATCTGTGTTGCAGAGCGTAGGGTCCGCCGTTGGCTGGCGGACCCACCAGATCCTGTCGGATTTCGAGGAGAGTCCGGTGCCCGACAGATTCAGGAAGAAAGCGTCTCGCAACACGAGCGCCGTGCGGACGTCCCTAAGGAAGCGGATGCCTTTAACGGACGTCGAGATGAACTTCGATGAGAATCCGACCTGGGAGAGTCTGGAAGCCAAGGAGAAGGGCCAGACCCTCCGGGGGTTTAGGAGATCAGCCAAGAACGCCCTCGGCACAGTGTCGCAG AGAATCCACCGGAGCTGCCGAGGCCCCGTTCACTCCCTGGCCACCTCCTTGGCCAAAGCCACCACCGGGGGTTCTGCCAAAACCCAACTCCCGTTGCCACGGACCCCTCGGCGGAAGAGTGGCCGGCTGGCCACCGCCTCCACCCCGACCTCCGGCACCAGGATCGTGTCCCCCTCTGGCAAGAGTCCTTCCGTCCAAACGGGTTCCCGCCGTCTTAAGAAAGACCTCCTCCCTCTCCGGAGATCCATGAGGACTGCAGCCTTGAGAAGCCCCTATGGTTCGCCTGTGTCTGCTGGACAAAGAAGGCAA TTCGATTGCGATTTGGAGCTGGTCTCCACGGGCATCCGCCAGTTGAAGCGTCTCTCTTGCGCCTTCAATGACATCATTGTCCAAGAGGAGAG TGATATGACAGTTTCTCTCATTTGTAACTGA